The Streptococcus oralis genome segment ATGAAACAAAATAAAGTAATTCTCTCTATAGTGGCGATTTTCTTTGGACTACTAGTTCTGGGAAGTTGTTCCGCAGTGACGACCTATAACGGTCTGGTTGGTGAACAGACTAAAGTGGAGCAGGCTCAGGCCGATGTCTCTACAGCCCTCCAACGTCGTTCAGACTTGATTGGTAACTTGGTGGAGTCCGTTAAAGGACAAATGAATCATGAAACCGAAGTCTTTACCAAGATTGCTGATGCTAGAGCTAAAATCGGTAGTAGCTCAGTGACTTCGGAAGAAAACCAAAAGGCTCAGGGAGAATTGAGCTCAGCTATTTCCCGCTTGATTTCCTTGACGGAGAATTATCCAGAACTCAAGAGCAATCAAAATGTTGAGCAACTAATGGTGGAACTTTCAGGAAGTGAAAATCGAATCTTTGTAGCACGCAAGGATTATAATAAAGTCGCAGCCGAGTACAATCAAAAGTTGAGAAGTTTTCCAACCGTGCTTTTTGCGAATATGATGAACTTTAAAGAAGCTGAAACCTTCAAAGAAACAGAAGAAGCCAAGACAGTTCCTAAGGTCGATTTCGGAACATCTTCATCAAGTCAATAAAGTGAATCGACTATGAATAAAGGGATTTCTCTAGTATGACTAGTGATTTTAAACTCAAACCTGGAAAGCCTTTTCCAGGTTTTTTTTGGTATAATAAAATAAAAAGAAATCTTGGAGAAAGCTATGCTAGGAAGACTTTTTCAACTCTTGGTCTTGTCACCATACTTTTATTTTTTTCATTGGATTGAGAAGGCGGATAAAGATAGTAAATATTTCGTGTTTTTCTATTACTTTTATTGGATTTATCTCCCTTTTTGGGCTTTATTCAGTATCGCTTTTACAATTTTTTCTTTGTTGATTTTCAATTTTATCTTGAAAAATCCCATGGATCTAACAAGATGGGGGATATGGATTCTTTTAGTCTTCTTGTCTCTTGTAAATGACTGGAAAGTCTATGTCTGCCTGAAGAGAATGTTCAAGCTGAGACAGATCAATAACAGAGGCTCATCACAGAATAGCTAATTTTTAGAGGAGGTTTAAGATGTCAAAGGTAAGGCAGTTTATGTATAGCTATTACAAAATCTATATTCTTACGATTTGCTTTCTCTGGTTCCTCATGTTCTTTCTTCCTTGGGATTGGCAAATAGGAGGAGTTTCAATTTATTATTTCGTTATGAAAAAACTCTTCGTAGTCTTTGGTGTTTTATCCATCCTATACTCCATACTGATTAAAAAAATCAGTCTCTTTATCTTTGGAGTGCTATTTTGCATGGCCTTCTGGATCAATCTCTTTTTGTACTTTGGCTTATTACCAGCATTTTTTGGAAATTAAACACTAAAAATTGATGGGCTAGACTAGCTTCTAGCCCTTTTTATTTTCTTGTCAAAATAGTTTGAGAAGTGAAAATGATTTGGTTGACGGGCTATCTGTATGATATAATAAGTCCCGTAAACAGAAGATTAAGGGATTTAAAAATGGCGAAAAAAGTAAAGGATTATTATGACCTGGCTTATGCTAAGGATTTGAGTCGACGGTTGCAAGAAACATCCGCTGCCTTTGATGGGCAAAAATTTGTTGCTAGAAAAAGATTTGGAAGAGTTGGAGTTCAGTCAGCGTCAAGAACTTTTGGCTAAAAGTATCAAAGATTGCCTTCCCCTATCTTATGAGGATTCTCTCAAGGTTTTTGAGAAAATCTTAGGTCCTGAGTTAGAGGGTGGTTTAGGTATGTTCTCAGAAGGTTATTGGCTTTGGCCAATCGGCAAATATGTAGAGCTATACGGGGACCAAGAATTTGAATTGAGCGCGGCCTTTAGTAAGGAACTCACCAAGCGGTTTACGGGAGAATTTTCCATGAGGCCCTTACTGGCTCGCTATCCTAAGGCTACAATGGCCTTGCTGTTAGAATGGAGTCAAGATGAAAACTTGCGCGTTCGTAGACTTGCTAGCGAGTGCATGCGTATCCGTCTACCTTGGGCCAAGAGACAAACCGTGGTATTGGATTATTTTGAGGATTTCATCACGATTCTGACCAATCTAAAGGATGATAGAGACAAGTCCATTCAAAAAAGCGTAGCCAACAATCTAAATGATTTATACAAGGAAGCACCCGATAAGTTTGAAAGGATACTTCAAGCTTGGCAAAAGGAGGAGCTAAGTCCAAGTTGTGCTTGGATTATCAAGCATGCCTCACGAACAAAAAACAAAAAAATAGCAACAGAAGATTGATGCAAAAAAAGCTGAATTTTGACTGGTCTTTTCCGTTGTAAATTAAGGATTCTTTCTTGAAAAATAATAGTAAATATGCTAAAATGAAAAGAACATTCTAAAATATTCAGAATTAAAAGTAAGGAAAATCATGGCTAATATTTTAAAAACGATTATTGAAAATGATAAAGGAGAACTTCGCCGTCTAGAAAAGATGGCCGATAAGGTTCTTAATTATGAGAGCCAAATGGCTGCGATGTCAGACGATGAGCTAAAAGCAAAAACTGACGAATTTAAAGAACGATACAACAAGGGTGAATCACTTGATTCATTGCTATATGAAGCCTTTGCGGTAGTACGTGAAGCAGCAAAACGTGTCCTCGGGCTTTTCCCTTATAAGGTTCAGGTCATGGGTGGGATTGTTCTTCACCATGGTGACGTTCCAGAGATGCGTACGGGTGAAGGGAAGACCTTGACAGCGACCATGCCAGTATACCTCAATGCCCTTGCAGGTAAAGGGGTTCACGTAGTTACAGTCAATGAATACCTAACAGAACGTGACGCGACTGAGATGGGTGAGCTCTACTCATGGCTCGGTCTTTCAGTAGGGATCAACTTGGCAGCTAAATCTCCAATGGAGAAAAAAGAAGCTTATCTTTGCGATATTACCTACTCAACCAACTCAGAGATTGGTTTCGACTACCTTCGTGACAACATGGTCGTTCGTGCAGAAAATATGGTACAACGTCCGCTCAACTATGCCTTGGTCGATGAGGTGGACTCGATCTTGATCGATGAAGCCCGTACTCCTTTGATCGTTTCAGGTGCCAACGCAGTTGAAACAAGCCAACTCTACCATATGGCAGACCACTTTGTGAAGTCTTTGGACAAGGACGACTATATCATTGACGTGCAGTCTAAGACGATTGGTTTGTCAGACTCTGGTATTGACAAGGCGGAAAGCTACTTCAAACTTGAAAATCTCTACGATATCGAAAACGTGGCTCTTACTCACTTTGTTGACAATGCCCTTCGTGCCAACTATATCATGATTCTTGATATCGACTATGTGGTTAGCGAAGAGCAGGAAATCCTAATCGTCGACCAATTTACAGGTCGTACCATGGAAGGTCGCCGTTACTCTGATGGCTTGCACCAAGCGATTGAAGCCAAAGAAGGTGTGCCAATCCAAGACGAGACCAAAACTTCAGCTTCTATTACCTATCAAAACCTCTTCCGTATGTATAAGAAATTGGCAGGTATGACAGGTACTGGTAAAACAGAGGAAGAAGAATTCCGCGAAATCTACAACATTCGTGTTATCCCAATCCCAACCAACCGTCCAATTCAACGTATCGACCACTCAGACCTTCTCTATGCAAGTCTTGATGCGAAATTTAAGGCTGTAGTTGAAGATGTAAAAGCTCGTTACCAAAAAGGTCAGCCGGTCTTGGTAGGTACAGTTGCCGTTGAAACCAGTGATTTCCTTTCTAAGAAATTGGTAGCAGCAGGTGTTCCTCACGAAGTCTTGAATGCAAAGAACCACTACAGAGAAGCGCAAATCATCATGAACGCTGGTCAACGTGGTGCCGTTACCATCGCGACCAACATGGCCGGTCGTGGTACCGACATCAAGCTTGGTGAAGGAGTTCGTGAACTTGGTGGTCTTTGCGTCATTGGTACAGAGCGTCACGAAAGTCGCCGTATTGATAACCAGCTTCGTGGACGTTCAGGGCGTCAAGGAGACCCAGGTGAGTCACAATTCTACTTGTCTCTTGAAGATGATTTGATGAAACGTTTTGGTTCAGAACGCTTGAAGGGTGTCTTTGAACGCCTCAACATGTCTGACGAAGCTATCGAATCTCGCATGTTGACGCGTCAGGTTGAAGCAGCTCAAAAACGTGTAGAAGGAAACAACTACGACACTCGTAAACAAGTCCTTCAATACGATGATGTTATGCGTGAACAACGTGAAATCATCTATGCACAACGTTATGATGTCATTACTGCAGATCGTGACTTGGCACCAGAAATCCATGCTATGATCCGTCGTACCATTGGCCGAATCGTAGATGCGCATGCTCGTTCGAAAGAAGATGAAAAACTGGAAGCAATCTTGAACTTTGCTAAATATAACTTGCTTCCAGAAGATTCAATCAGCCGTTCAGATTTTGTAGGTCTGTCAGATCAGGCCATCAAAGATGAACTGTATCAACGTGCATTGAAGGTTTATGATAGCCAAGTTGCCAAACTTCGTGATGAAGATGCAGTGAAAGAATTCCAAAAAGTCTTGATTCTACGTGTTGTAGACAACAAGTGGACAGACCATATCGATGCTCTTGACCAGTTGCGAAATGCTGTTGGCCTTCGTGGATATGCCCAAAACAACCCTGTTGTAGAATATCAAGCAGAAGGTTTCCGCATGTTTAATGACATGATTGGATCGATTGAATTCGATGTAACTCGCTTGATGATGAAAGCACAAATCCACGAACAGGAACGTCCTCAAACTGAACACAATATCAGTACAACTGCGACTCGTAATATCGCAGCGCAGCAGACTCAGCTTCCAAAAGATGTGGACTTGAGCCAAATTGGACGAAATGATCAATGCCCATGTGGCTCTGGTAAGAAATTCAAGAACTGTCATGGTAAGAGACAATAATATGAGATAAGATACAGGCGGATACCTGGTGAAAGTCATTTTTTGCTTGGTGTCCGTTTGCTTTATAAGGAGATGAATCATGGTATTTACAGCTAAAAGTCCTAAAATTAACATTGAAGAAGTTCGCGCCTTGTCTAAATTAGAGGGAGCGGCTCTTGCGAGAAAAAACCAACGTGATCAGGAATTGGAAGCCATCATCCGTGGGGAAGACCAGCGTATTCTCTTGGTGATTGGACCATGTTCATCTGATAATGAAGAAGCGGTTCTCGAGTATGCCAAACGTCTATCTACTTTGCAAGAAGAGGTCAAAGATCGTATTTTTATGGTCATGCGTGTCTATACGGCTAAACCTCGTACCAATGGAGACGGCTATAAGGGCTTGATTCATCAACCAAATGCTAAAGAAGCACCTAGCTTGATCAATGGAATCAAGGCTGTTCGTCAGCTACATTACCGCGTTATTTCTGAGACTGGCATGACAACAGCGGATGAGATGCTTTATCCTGAAAATCTTCCGCTGGTGGATGATTTGATTTCTTATATGGCTGTTGGAGCCCGTTCTGTAGAGGATCAACAGCACCGTTTTGTAGCGAGCGGAGCAGATTTCTCAACAGGATTCAAAAATCCCACATCTGGAAATCTCAATGTTATGTTTAACGGGATTTATGCAGCTCAAAATAAACAGAGTTTCCTCTTCCTCGGTAAAGAGGTGGAAACAACGGGAAATCCATTGTCCCACGCAATTCTTCGCGGTGCCTTGAATGAATACGGGAAAAATATTCCTAACTACTACTATGACAATTTGATGGATACCATTGCCCAGTATGAAAAGATGGGCTTAGAAAATCCCTTTATCATCATTGATACCAATCATGACAATTCAGGCAAGCAGTACATGGATCAAATCCGTATCGTTCGTCAGACCTTGATTAACCGTGACTGGAATGAGAAAATCAAGAAATACGTTCGTGGTTTTATGATTGAGTCCTATCTAGAAGATGGACGTCAAAATGAACCTGAAGTTTTTGGTAAGTCCATTACAGATCCGTGTCTAGGATGGGATAACACAGAAGCACTTGTTCGCGAAATTTACCAAACGCTAGGAGAGTAAGATGGCATTTATCGAAAAAGGTCAAGAAATTGATATTGAAGCAATCAAGGCTGCGACCCAGTTGTCACCTGAAGCCTTGCGAAAGAAAGAAGTCCGCGATAGAGAGTTGGCAGCCATCATCTCAGGTGAGGATGACCGAATCCTTTTGGTGATGGGGCCTTGTTCTTCAGACAATGAAGAAGCAGTGCTCGAATATGCTCGTCGCTTAGCAGACTTGCAGAAAAAAGTTGCGGATAAAATCTTTATCGTAATGCGTGTCTATACGGCTAAACCTCGCACCAATGGAGATGGTTATAAGGGCTTGATTCATCAGCCAAATGCTAGTGAGGCTCCTAGTCTCATCAATGGTTTGCAGGCTGTTCGTCAGCTCCACTACCGTGTGATTACGGAGACGGGCTTGACGACGGCTGATGAGATGCTTTATCCGTCAAATCTCGTTTTGGTTGATGACCTGGTCAGCTACCATGCTGTAGGGGCTCGTTCAGTGGAAGACCAAGAACACCGCTTTGTAGCGTCTGGGATTGATGCTCCAGTTGGGATGAAAAATCCAACATCTGGGAACCTTGGGGTCATGTTTAATGCCATCTATGCGGCCCAAAACAAGCAAACCTTCCTTTACCATGGCCAAGAAGTGGAAACTTCAGGAAATCCCTTGGCCCACGTTATCCTTCGTGGTGCCATGAACGAATATGGTAAAAATGAACCCAACTTCTACTATGAAACCCTCTTAAATGCCATCAATCGCTATGAGACTATGGGACTTGAAAATCCCTTCATTATCATCGACACCAATCATGACAATTCAGGTAAGCAGTATATGGAACAAATCCGCATTGTTCGTCAAGCCTTGCTGAATCGTGACTGGAATGAAAAGATTAAAAAGACGGTTCGAGGCTTTATGATTGAATCTTACCTAGCAGATGGTCGCCAAAACCAACCAGAGGTCTTTGGTTGCTCTATTACTGACCCTTGTCTAGGTTGGGAAAATACAGTAGCCTTGGTAGAAGAAATTTATACTACTTTAACAAAATAAGTGAAAAGGATGGAGTTGGGGGAATCTCAGCTCCTTTTATGAGTATGATAGTTGGACACGGAATTGACATCGAAGAATTGGCTTCGATAGAAAATGCAGTTACACGACGTGAGGGCTTTGCCAAGCGCGTGCTGACCCCTAAAGAAATGGAGCGTTTTGCCAGTCTCAAAGGGCGCAGACAGATCGAATACTTGGCAGGTCGCTGGTCAGCTAAGGAGGCCTTTTCCAAGGCTATGGGAACTGGTATTGGTAAACTGACCTTTCAGGATTTGGAAGTTTTGAACAATGAACGCGGGGCACCTTATTTTAGTCAGTCACCATTTTTAGGAAAGATTTGGCTATCGATCAGCCACACAGATCAGTTTGTGACAGCAAGTGTCATTTTGGAGGAAAATCATGAAAGCTAGTCCACATAGACCAACCAAGG includes the following:
- a CDS encoding LemA family protein, giving the protein MKQNKVILSIVAIFFGLLVLGSCSAVTTYNGLVGEQTKVEQAQADVSTALQRRSDLIGNLVESVKGQMNHETEVFTKIADARAKIGSSSVTSEENQKAQGELSSAISRLISLTENYPELKSNQNVEQLMVELSGSENRIFVARKDYNKVAAEYNQKLRSFPTVLFANMMNFKEAETFKETEEAKTVPKVDFGTSSSSQ
- the secA gene encoding preprotein translocase subunit SecA, with product MANILKTIIENDKGELRRLEKMADKVLNYESQMAAMSDDELKAKTDEFKERYNKGESLDSLLYEAFAVVREAAKRVLGLFPYKVQVMGGIVLHHGDVPEMRTGEGKTLTATMPVYLNALAGKGVHVVTVNEYLTERDATEMGELYSWLGLSVGINLAAKSPMEKKEAYLCDITYSTNSEIGFDYLRDNMVVRAENMVQRPLNYALVDEVDSILIDEARTPLIVSGANAVETSQLYHMADHFVKSLDKDDYIIDVQSKTIGLSDSGIDKAESYFKLENLYDIENVALTHFVDNALRANYIMILDIDYVVSEEQEILIVDQFTGRTMEGRRYSDGLHQAIEAKEGVPIQDETKTSASITYQNLFRMYKKLAGMTGTGKTEEEEFREIYNIRVIPIPTNRPIQRIDHSDLLYASLDAKFKAVVEDVKARYQKGQPVLVGTVAVETSDFLSKKLVAAGVPHEVLNAKNHYREAQIIMNAGQRGAVTIATNMAGRGTDIKLGEGVRELGGLCVIGTERHESRRIDNQLRGRSGRQGDPGESQFYLSLEDDLMKRFGSERLKGVFERLNMSDEAIESRMLTRQVEAAQKRVEGNNYDTRKQVLQYDDVMREQREIIYAQRYDVITADRDLAPEIHAMIRRTIGRIVDAHARSKEDEKLEAILNFAKYNLLPEDSISRSDFVGLSDQAIKDELYQRALKVYDSQVAKLRDEDAVKEFQKVLILRVVDNKWTDHIDALDQLRNAVGLRGYAQNNPVVEYQAEGFRMFNDMIGSIEFDVTRLMMKAQIHEQERPQTEHNISTTATRNIAAQQTQLPKDVDLSQIGRNDQCPCGSGKKFKNCHGKRQ
- a CDS encoding 3-deoxy-7-phosphoheptulonate synthase, encoding MVFTAKSPKINIEEVRALSKLEGAALARKNQRDQELEAIIRGEDQRILLVIGPCSSDNEEAVLEYAKRLSTLQEEVKDRIFMVMRVYTAKPRTNGDGYKGLIHQPNAKEAPSLINGIKAVRQLHYRVISETGMTTADEMLYPENLPLVDDLISYMAVGARSVEDQQHRFVASGADFSTGFKNPTSGNLNVMFNGIYAAQNKQSFLFLGKEVETTGNPLSHAILRGALNEYGKNIPNYYYDNLMDTIAQYEKMGLENPFIIIDTNHDNSGKQYMDQIRIVRQTLINRDWNEKIKKYVRGFMIESYLEDGRQNEPEVFGKSITDPCLGWDNTEALVREIYQTLGE
- a CDS encoding 3-deoxy-7-phosphoheptulonate synthase, producing MAFIEKGQEIDIEAIKAATQLSPEALRKKEVRDRELAAIISGEDDRILLVMGPCSSDNEEAVLEYARRLADLQKKVADKIFIVMRVYTAKPRTNGDGYKGLIHQPNASEAPSLINGLQAVRQLHYRVITETGLTTADEMLYPSNLVLVDDLVSYHAVGARSVEDQEHRFVASGIDAPVGMKNPTSGNLGVMFNAIYAAQNKQTFLYHGQEVETSGNPLAHVILRGAMNEYGKNEPNFYYETLLNAINRYETMGLENPFIIIDTNHDNSGKQYMEQIRIVRQALLNRDWNEKIKKTVRGFMIESYLADGRQNQPEVFGCSITDPCLGWENTVALVEEIYTTLTK
- the acpS gene encoding holo-ACP synthase → MIVGHGIDIEELASIENAVTRREGFAKRVLTPKEMERFASLKGRRQIEYLAGRWSAKEAFSKAMGTGIGKLTFQDLEVLNNERGAPYFSQSPFLGKIWLSISHTDQFVTASVILEENHES